One part of the Desulfovibrio desulfuricans genome encodes these proteins:
- the rdgB gene encoding RdgB/HAM1 family non-canonical purine NTP pyrophosphatase yields MAHSKTLRIVLATQNAGKVRELADPLTEFGVEVLGLSSFPEIGDIEETGTTFEENALIKARAVAALTGLVSVADDSGLEVDALNGAPGVYSARYSDDWESLPGESRDARNIRKLLHSMAAVPADKRACRFVSCMAAAKPNGDEMVVRGTWEGTLLESPHGDNGFGYDPIFFDPSARKSAAELTRDEKNARSHRGNALRALLARWAEFMH; encoded by the coding sequence ATGGCGCACAGCAAGACACTTCGTATCGTTCTGGCCACGCAAAATGCGGGCAAGGTTCGCGAACTGGCCGACCCTCTGACCGAATTCGGCGTGGAAGTTCTGGGGCTTTCGTCCTTTCCTGAAATCGGCGACATCGAAGAAACCGGCACCACATTTGAAGAAAATGCTCTCATCAAAGCCCGGGCCGTGGCGGCCCTGACCGGCCTTGTGAGTGTTGCCGATGATTCCGGCCTGGAAGTGGACGCCCTGAACGGCGCACCGGGCGTGTACTCCGCCCGCTATTCCGATGACTGGGAGAGCCTGCCCGGCGAAAGCCGCGATGCCCGCAACATCCGCAAGCTGCTGCACTCAATGGCCGCAGTGCCCGCTGACAAACGCGCCTGCCGCTTTGTCAGCTGCATGGCCGCCGCCAAGCCCAATGGCGATGAAATGGTTGTGCGCGGCACATGGGAAGGCACCCTGCTGGAAAGCCCGCACGGAGACAACGGCTTTGGCTACGACCCTATTTTTTTTGATCCATCGGCGCGCAAATCCGCCGCAGAACTGACGCGGGACGAAAAAAACGCCCGCAGCCACCGGGGCAATGCCCTGCGCGCCCTGCTGGCCCGCTGGGCCGAATTTATGCACTAA
- the fliD gene encoding flagellar filament capping protein FliD — translation MASTISGSNAISNLSGSDTDFDTVLANLKKVESTQLNRLTAWKSDWKLRYDAFDKVIEQVSTASNVLATLANKNSFVTKNVTSSNSNIISAVASASADDVQHTINVSQVASNAIWANTGHVFSSKTDIINTSGTSQTFSYRYAGKEYSMAVPANTTLDSFVSMVNNSSDNPGIKVSIVQASSGYVFQVAGKSTGAANDLVIHSSGLVGMSASGASSTWSTNNVLDMGSTLTNPTKYAYDLIMEDGNTFSVKINGDKTNQDLATAINAQVGRSIASIDGSGNLQLADVKAMYRRDTSTQTSFSTPVTKFSMGSTPTTTKLTGALTVDLNINDGVTTGTRTLTIAAGTTMKDAALQIAQASGASSAEMTYNNATGGWELNLSNVNGATLSFADSASDSGKMTSTVVADQTKLGTKVVGDSGSQSFTASTAITFDSAKLSQKLGGTSADGTKNFTYTIVDNNGGTQSLTIKQDATYQDLLTQLQSFGGTLSGDGKTVTFANTEKFYLSAGGTGGGMDGITVKTDSTATITNMAAASTLETPPPLTYTYTANNSSTPQTFTIPGGSKMADVIAELKSKGLSGSLVSADGATTIDLQTGTLPTTGSYFLKLDNIDSLSGPGITGQVTSSSNWNIRGAANAKFTVDNWPLTMESDTNSVSNVIEGVVFTIQDKGSASITVNTDITSVEKSIQTFLDSVNSVLMTINDYTKFDPNKDVTTNDPKNKTSSNYSTSQLTTEKGGLLQGNYGVQLFKSRFTSLINSAPPGFASRTSASDVLSGDVLANLANMGIKVETDQSSSNYGLLVIAPSSGIAELQQMDKSNYEKMINSNLSDVVDFFCSSGTGTTTSSDFRYGSHIAGITKGGSYDVNYSVDAGGNITNVTVGGVAATRDTSQPGYYYSVASGDARGLSLQIDNLTPGDHSGQIRIKEGLIQTVSTFLKGELTYTDVNVSGTGTAEQTSAAIALKSKNGALMVLKNNYQSIMENIDKKITQEQERLDTWEARQKKYFANLETLLKKYNTQKDQLTSQLKQLSSSSSSSS, via the coding sequence ATGGCCAGTACCATATCCGGCTCCAACGCCATATCCAACCTCAGTGGTTCGGATACTGACTTTGATACGGTTCTCGCGAACCTCAAGAAAGTTGAGTCCACGCAACTCAATCGTCTTACTGCGTGGAAAAGCGACTGGAAACTTCGCTATGATGCTTTTGACAAAGTTATTGAGCAGGTCAGCACCGCCAGCAATGTGCTCGCAACCCTCGCCAACAAAAACAGCTTTGTTACCAAGAACGTAACCAGCAGCAACAGCAATATTATTTCTGCTGTTGCCAGCGCCTCCGCGGACGACGTTCAGCACACCATCAATGTCAGCCAGGTGGCGAGCAACGCCATATGGGCCAACACCGGGCATGTCTTTTCCAGCAAGACGGACATCATCAACACATCCGGCACATCGCAGACATTTTCATACCGCTATGCCGGCAAGGAATACAGCATGGCCGTTCCGGCCAATACCACGCTCGATTCCTTTGTGAGTATGGTCAACAATTCTTCCGACAACCCCGGCATCAAGGTCAGCATTGTTCAGGCCAGCTCCGGCTATGTTTTTCAGGTTGCGGGCAAGAGCACCGGCGCGGCCAACGACCTGGTCATTCACAGTTCCGGCCTTGTGGGCATGAGCGCATCTGGCGCATCCTCCACATGGTCTACCAACAATGTGCTGGACATGGGCAGCACGCTCACCAACCCCACAAAATATGCCTACGACCTCATCATGGAGGACGGCAACACATTTTCGGTCAAAATCAACGGCGACAAGACCAACCAGGATCTTGCAACCGCCATTAATGCGCAGGTGGGGCGCAGCATCGCCAGCATTGACGGCTCCGGCAATCTGCAACTTGCTGACGTCAAGGCCATGTATCGGCGCGACACCAGTACGCAGACATCGTTCAGCACCCCGGTCACAAAATTTTCCATGGGCTCAACGCCCACAACAACCAAGCTTACGGGTGCCCTGACTGTTGATCTGAACATCAACGATGGCGTCACCACTGGCACACGCACCCTGACCATTGCTGCCGGCACCACCATGAAGGATGCCGCATTGCAGATCGCCCAGGCTTCCGGCGCCAGTTCGGCTGAAATGACCTACAACAACGCCACTGGCGGTTGGGAGCTGAACCTCTCCAATGTGAACGGCGCAACCCTTAGCTTCGCTGACAGCGCCAGCGATTCTGGCAAGATGACTTCGACCGTCGTTGCCGACCAGACCAAGCTTGGCACCAAGGTGGTGGGCGATTCCGGTTCGCAGAGCTTTACCGCCAGCACGGCTATTACCTTTGACAGCGCCAAGCTCTCGCAAAAACTTGGCGGCACAAGCGCTGACGGCACAAAAAATTTTACCTATACCATTGTTGACAACAATGGCGGAACGCAAAGCCTGACCATCAAGCAGGACGCAACCTATCAGGATCTGCTGACCCAGCTTCAATCTTTTGGCGGCACATTAAGTGGAGATGGCAAAACCGTAACTTTTGCGAATACGGAAAAATTCTACCTGAGCGCAGGCGGCACGGGCGGCGGCATGGACGGAATCACCGTCAAGACAGACTCCACGGCCACCATCACCAACATGGCCGCAGCCAGCACACTGGAGACGCCCCCGCCCCTGACCTATACCTACACCGCCAATAACAGTTCCACGCCGCAGACATTTACAATTCCTGGCGGCTCCAAGATGGCGGACGTGATCGCCGAACTCAAGAGCAAAGGCCTGTCTGGCTCACTGGTAAGCGCGGACGGGGCAACAACCATTGACCTGCAAACAGGCACTCTGCCTACGACCGGCAGTTATTTTCTCAAGCTCGACAATATTGATTCCCTCAGCGGGCCGGGCATTACCGGTCAGGTGACATCGTCCTCCAACTGGAATATCCGCGGTGCGGCCAACGCCAAATTTACGGTGGACAACTGGCCCCTGACCATGGAATCCGACACCAACAGCGTGAGCAACGTGATCGAGGGCGTGGTCTTTACCATTCAGGACAAAGGCAGCGCATCCATTACGGTCAATACAGACATCACCTCGGTGGAAAAATCCATTCAGACGTTTCTTGATTCCGTCAACTCTGTCTTGATGACCATCAATGATTACACAAAATTTGATCCGAACAAGGACGTCACCACCAACGATCCCAAGAATAAGACCAGCAGCAACTATAGCACCTCGCAACTGACTACTGAAAAAGGCGGCCTGTTGCAGGGCAACTACGGCGTGCAACTGTTCAAATCGCGCTTCACTTCGTTGATCAACAGCGCGCCCCCTGGTTTTGCCAGCCGGACGTCTGCCTCTGATGTGCTGTCGGGCGATGTGCTTGCCAACCTCGCCAACATGGGCATCAAGGTTGAAACCGACCAGTCGAGTTCCAACTATGGGCTTTTGGTAATTGCGCCTTCGTCCGGCATTGCTGAATTGCAGCAGATGGACAAGAGCAATTATGAAAAAATGATCAACAGCAACCTTTCGGATGTTGTGGATTTTTTCTGCTCCAGCGGCACCGGCACGACTACCAGTTCTGATTTTCGCTACGGCAGCCACATTGCGGGCATTACCAAGGGTGGTTCGTATGATGTGAACTACTCGGTTGACGCTGGCGGCAATATTACCAATGTCACGGTTGGCGGCGTGGCCGCAACGCGCGACACGAGCCAGCCGGGCTATTACTACAGCGTTGCTTCAGGTGATGCGCGGGGTCTCTCGCTCCAGATAGACAACCTCACCCCCGGCGATCACTCGGGCCAGATACGCATCAAGGAAGGGCTGATTCAGACGGTCAGCACATTCCTCAAGGGTGAACTAACCTATACGGACGTCAACGTCTCGGGCACTGGTACCGCAGAGCAGACGTCCGCAGCAATTGCGCTTAAATCGAAAAACGGCGCCTTGATGGTTCTGAAAAACAATTATCAGAGCATCATGGAAAATATCGATAAAAAGATTACCCAGGAACAGGAGCGCCTTGATACGTGGGAAGCCCGGCAAAAAAAATACTTTGCCAACCTTGAAACCCTACTTAAAAAATACAATACCCAGAAAGATCAGCTCACGTCACAGCTCAAGCAGCTTTCCAGTTCGTCAAGCAGTTCCTCCTAA
- the fliS gene encoding flagellar export chaperone FliS, with translation MNKAAQAYFQTKVGTTDQGQLLLMLYDGALTFIQQARTKMIANDYAGKGILISKVIDIINELSASLNMDKGGSLAVNLNNLYLLCTARLLRANLKMDMDSLNSVESILSGLRGAYAQIIETPEARQASNDIATRLQPMGTMTRSAQPIIPSTVTAVPRSHAQAAYGRSAMRPAAPAAEAPRQTGDAQRAHVQSFDQAAPQAAAAQPRLPGAYGKP, from the coding sequence ATGAACAAAGCGGCGCAAGCATATTTTCAGACCAAGGTCGGCACCACGGATCAGGGGCAACTTTTGCTCATGCTCTATGACGGCGCACTCACATTCATACAGCAGGCGCGCACAAAAATGATTGCCAATGACTATGCGGGAAAGGGCATCCTTATCTCCAAGGTCATCGACATAATCAATGAGCTTTCCGCTTCTTTGAACATGGACAAGGGCGGCAGCCTGGCTGTGAACCTGAACAACCTGTACCTGCTCTGCACGGCCCGTTTGCTGCGCGCCAACCTGAAAATGGATATGGATTCACTCAACAGTGTGGAATCTATCCTTTCGGGCCTGCGCGGCGCCTATGCCCAGATTATTGAAACCCCAGAGGCCCGTCAGGCGAGTAACGATATCGCCACCCGCCTGCAACCCATGGGAACAATGACCAGATCCGCGCAGCCCATCATACCGTCAACAGTTACCGCCGTGCCGCGCTCCCACGCTCAGGCTGCCTATGGCCGTAGCGCCATGCGCCCCGCAGCCCCGGCGGCGGAGGCTCCCCGCCAGACGGGCGATGCCCAGCGCGCGCATGTGCAGTCTTTTGATCAGGCCGCGCCGCAGGCGGCAGCGGCACAGCCGCGCCTGCCCGGCGCTTACGGCAAACCCTAG
- a CDS encoding dienelactone hydrolase family protein: MPEGLRLTKNSDAAIIVLHEIYGINPFMHAVCQKYHSLGYDAYCPNLLGRSEYFPYDRQDIAYAHFIKHGGFDRNSLVTDLCESIRREYKQIFLLGFSVGATLAWISSASGIFDGAVCHYGSRIRDHLQLTPSCPVLLLFAGQEASFSPESILPSLSAIPNVRGEIFNARHGFCDPFSPNYNAPAAMKAEKLAQNFLLEKSGTTKEAAAKHE; this comes from the coding sequence ATGCCAGAAGGATTGCGACTTACAAAAAATTCAGATGCGGCTATTATTGTCTTGCATGAAATATATGGCATTAATCCATTTATGCACGCTGTTTGCCAAAAATATCATTCACTGGGCTATGATGCATACTGCCCAAATCTTCTGGGCAGATCTGAATATTTTCCCTACGACAGACAGGATATCGCCTACGCTCATTTCATCAAGCATGGAGGATTTGACAGGAACAGCCTTGTTACAGACCTGTGTGAAAGCATACGCCGAGAATATAAGCAAATTTTTCTACTGGGGTTCAGCGTAGGGGCGACCCTTGCCTGGATATCTTCCGCCAGCGGGATATTTGATGGAGCCGTATGTCATTACGGCTCTCGTATCAGAGACCACCTGCAACTTACCCCGTCTTGTCCCGTTTTGCTTCTCTTCGCCGGTCAGGAGGCGTCTTTTTCGCCGGAGAGCATATTGCCCTCACTTTCTGCCATCCCAAATGTGCGCGGCGAGATATTTAATGCAAGGCATGGCTTTTGCGACCCTTTCTCACCAAACTACAATGCCCCCGCCGCCATGAAGGCGGAAAAACTCGCGCAGAATTTTTTGCTGGAAAAATCAGGAACAACAAAAGAAGCCGCAGCCAAACATGAATAA
- a CDS encoding GGDEF domain-containing protein, which translates to MFDKAGVPPETRWRSLLLFFREMKDYHFLDEEQKIAILEQMEELLKNRHYSDEQLVSTIRKCSEIFSKPIVNQLDSMVHETSSIIDQFFSKLSSRYGDIAHLEKESLSIVAENGDSTVMLEKLQSAFHRVKVLFEEDICNLENLAFIDPLTQVANRLSLDLFIKNSTARWHEEGQPLALALFDIDHFKTFNDTYGHLIGDQVLKVVGSHLRRAREEIDTETDALAARFGGDEFALVASGANAYMLPEIISRFCRAIKNFNLLIRDTEGNVEKNNLHITVSAGIALLDAKAPRIQTAEQLFDRADKALYHAKHNARSRAVVLKANDQYLILDEENHKAV; encoded by the coding sequence ATGTTTGACAAAGCAGGCGTCCCGCCAGAAACGCGCTGGCGTTCCCTGCTGCTTTTTTTCAGGGAAATGAAGGACTACCATTTTCTTGATGAAGAACAAAAAATTGCCATTCTCGAGCAGATGGAAGAACTGTTAAAAAACAGACACTACTCTGATGAACAGCTTGTTTCCACAATCCGCAAATGCAGCGAAATTTTCAGCAAGCCAATTGTGAATCAGCTCGACAGTATGGTTCACGAAACGTCTTCCATCATAGACCAGTTCTTCAGCAAGCTGTCTTCGCGCTACGGCGACATTGCCCACCTTGAGAAAGAAAGCCTTTCCATTGTGGCGGAAAACGGCGATAGCACCGTCATGCTTGAAAAGCTGCAATCAGCCTTTCACAGGGTCAAAGTTCTTTTTGAGGAAGACATCTGCAACCTTGAAAACCTCGCCTTCATTGACCCCCTGACTCAGGTTGCCAACCGCCTGAGCCTTGATCTTTTTATCAAAAATTCTACGGCCCGGTGGCACGAAGAAGGGCAACCCCTTGCCCTGGCCCTCTTTGATATCGACCACTTCAAAACCTTTAACGACACCTACGGTCACCTTATCGGCGATCAGGTGCTTAAGGTTGTTGGCTCGCACCTCCGTAGGGCGCGCGAAGAAATTGATACAGAGACAGATGCCCTTGCAGCGCGCTTTGGCGGCGATGAGTTTGCCCTTGTGGCCTCCGGGGCCAACGCGTATATGTTGCCCGAAATCATCAGCCGTTTTTGCAGGGCCATCAAAAATTTCAACCTGCTCATCCGCGATACGGAAGGCAATGTTGAAAAAAACAACCTGCACATTACCGTCAGCGCTGGCATAGCGTTGCTGGATGCCAAAGCGCCGCGAATCCAAACGGCAGAGCAGCTTTTTGACCGGGCGGACAAAGCCCTGTACCACGCCAAGCACAATGCCCGTTCACGCGCTGTGGTGTTAAAAGCCAACGATCAATACCTGATTCTGGACGAAGAAAATCACAAGGCTGTCTAG
- a CDS encoding phosphatase PAP2 family protein has protein sequence MMSLNHQIFLAVNASDAASPFAVWAGTMLAEWPVGIAMLLALLAVVRQKPRGVAVALALRVVLTVAVSMGSACLIRMFHCNPRPFVLGLGRMLIAHDPTSSFPSLHATFLFSMAFALLLQKGSRGIALFVMLLGGATAWARIFVGVHYPLDMAGAFLTACLAAVAVNFCFQRARGGWAVKNGGARG, from the coding sequence ATGATGTCACTGAATCATCAGATTTTTCTTGCTGTTAACGCCAGCGACGCGGCCTCTCCCTTTGCAGTGTGGGCCGGGACCATGCTGGCTGAGTGGCCTGTCGGCATCGCCATGCTGCTTGCTCTGCTGGCTGTTGTGCGGCAAAAGCCACGCGGGGTTGCCGTTGCTCTGGCGTTACGCGTGGTTTTGACCGTGGCGGTGTCCATGGGTTCAGCCTGCCTGATCCGAATGTTTCACTGTAATCCCCGCCCCTTTGTATTGGGGCTTGGGCGAATGCTGATTGCCCACGACCCCACATCGTCCTTTCCCAGTTTGCACGCTACTTTTTTGTTTTCGATGGCGTTTGCGCTGCTCTTGCAAAAGGGTTCGCGTGGCATTGCGCTGTTTGTCATGCTGCTGGGGGGTGCTACGGCCTGGGCCAGGATTTTTGTGGGGGTGCATTATCCGCTGGATATGGCGGGGGCGTTTTTGACAGCTTGCCTTGCCGCCGTGGCGGTAAATTTCTGCTTTCAGCGAGCCAGAGGCGGCTGGGCTGTAAAAAATGGGGGAGCAAGGGGTTAG
- a CDS encoding alpha/beta fold hydrolase: MQIPTDGINWFYTTEGQGEPLLFLHGGLDTCENYETLLAELAKDFRVIAVDRRGHGRTADTEAPFEYALMADELISFTQALDLPPFHIVGYSDGANLGLHMANCLPDKVKNLIAISANYLGVSGMSQGWLETVEALSVDFVQEHMPEVAQQYAELNPAPMLESFISKTKELWSRDCVVEVEILQALQTPTLIVGGDRDIVLPEQLVDMKKLIPGASLLMLPYCGHFVFQDFAWSNTAASSVAVFKDFLTTRFSAHNADFF, from the coding sequence ATGCAGATACCAACAGATGGAATCAACTGGTTTTATACAACAGAAGGGCAGGGGGAGCCTCTTCTCTTTTTGCACGGCGGGCTGGATACCTGCGAAAATTACGAAACCCTGCTGGCAGAACTGGCAAAGGATTTCCGCGTGATTGCTGTTGATAGGCGCGGGCACGGCAGAACCGCGGATACCGAAGCTCCGTTTGAGTATGCCCTGATGGCGGATGAACTGATCTCTTTCACACAGGCGCTTGATCTGCCGCCTTTTCACATTGTTGGCTACAGCGATGGGGCAAACCTCGGCTTGCATATGGCAAACTGCCTGCCAGACAAGGTAAAGAACCTCATTGCCATATCGGCCAATTATCTTGGCGTGTCGGGGATGTCGCAAGGCTGGCTGGAAACGGTTGAGGCTTTGTCTGTGGATTTTGTTCAGGAGCATATGCCGGAAGTTGCGCAGCAGTATGCCGAGCTGAACCCTGCTCCAATGCTTGAGAGTTTTATCAGTAAGACAAAAGAGTTGTGGAGCAGGGATTGCGTTGTTGAAGTTGAAATTTTGCAAGCCCTTCAAACGCCAACGCTTATTGTGGGCGGCGACCGGGATATCGTTTTGCCAGAGCAGCTTGTGGACATGAAAAAACTGATCCCGGGTGCCTCCCTGCTCATGCTGCCGTATTGCGGACATTTTGTTTTTCAGGATTTTGCCTGGAGCAACACTGCGGCCTCATCTGTAGCCGTGTTCAAGGATTTTTTGACAACACGCTTCAGCGCGCATAATGCGGATTTTTTCTGA
- a CDS encoding bacteriohemerythrin, with amino-acid sequence MPKEYSDLRESICTMVASLDQALKDARHKGDEAHRLAADSELALQESRAAEAQVRQLLNDMRTASQKAATASSSIFSGIRELGQNMENVDRDVVHQRERMQEASQAIEQINSAIQSIALNTVKAADDAALAQQGAVSGAQGVRSAVLSIDQVKERILLLKETMANLGQQAEGIGAVLGVISDIADQTNLLALNAAIEAARAGEAGRGFAVVADEVRKLAEKTMKATSEVGESLRNIQAKARENVQAVDAAAQDIVTSASAAEQAAEDVDRIAGFVQQAANEVSAIAASSQAQTAASEDVRRGAAEVNTIAKETAEHVNNSIRVLVEISGQAEELDAIVSAMGQGNLGGVVDSDQLICWTNDLSVGIAKIDEQHKALVALINELNSAMRQRRSEEVLAGVLDRLKQYTVKHFATEEELFDRYGYAEAPAHKKAHRDLVEKVLAFEQELKNGRAKVTMEIMRFLKEWLVGHIMGTDKRYGPFLNGKGVQ; translated from the coding sequence ATGCCCAAAGAATATTCAGACCTGCGCGAAAGTATTTGCACTATGGTTGCCTCGCTGGATCAGGCGCTTAAAGATGCCCGGCATAAAGGCGACGAAGCGCACCGGCTCGCGGCAGACAGCGAGCTTGCATTGCAGGAAAGCCGCGCTGCGGAAGCGCAGGTGCGGCAACTGCTCAATGACATGCGCACCGCCTCGCAAAAAGCAGCCACTGCATCCTCGAGTATTTTTTCCGGTATCCGCGAACTTGGTCAAAACATGGAGAATGTGGACCGCGATGTGGTGCATCAGCGGGAGAGAATGCAGGAAGCCTCGCAGGCCATAGAACAGATTAATTCCGCCATTCAGAGTATAGCGCTCAATACCGTTAAAGCTGCGGATGACGCTGCTTTGGCGCAGCAGGGGGCTGTGTCGGGCGCGCAAGGGGTGCGCTCGGCAGTTCTTTCTATTGATCAGGTTAAAGAGCGCATTCTGCTGCTCAAGGAAACCATGGCCAATCTTGGGCAACAGGCCGAGGGCATTGGAGCTGTGCTTGGAGTTATTTCCGACATCGCGGATCAAACAAACCTGTTGGCCCTGAACGCCGCCATTGAGGCCGCCAGGGCAGGCGAAGCCGGCCGCGGATTCGCCGTGGTCGCCGACGAAGTGCGGAAGCTTGCGGAAAAGACAATGAAGGCCACCAGCGAGGTCGGCGAGTCATTGAGAAATATTCAGGCCAAGGCGCGCGAAAATGTTCAGGCTGTAGATGCCGCCGCACAAGATATTGTTACAAGCGCTAGCGCCGCAGAACAGGCCGCCGAAGATGTGGACAGGATTGCGGGATTTGTTCAGCAGGCCGCCAACGAAGTTTCTGCCATCGCGGCGTCCAGTCAGGCACAGACCGCAGCGAGTGAAGATGTTCGCAGAGGTGCGGCTGAAGTCAACACCATTGCAAAAGAAACGGCGGAGCACGTCAATAATTCCATCCGTGTGCTCGTGGAAATATCTGGTCAGGCAGAAGAACTGGACGCCATCGTCAGCGCCATGGGGCAAGGAAATCTTGGCGGCGTTGTAGATTCCGATCAGCTTATATGCTGGACAAACGATCTTTCTGTGGGAATTGCAAAGATTGACGAGCAGCACAAGGCGCTTGTGGCCCTTATCAATGAGCTTAATTCCGCCATGCGGCAACGCCGCTCAGAAGAGGTGCTGGCAGGCGTGCTGGACAGGTTGAAGCAATACACGGTAAAGCATTTTGCCACGGAAGAAGAGCTTTTTGACCGCTATGGCTACGCAGAAGCGCCTGCACACAAAAAAGCGCACCGTGATCTGGTAGAAAAAGTTCTGGCCTTTGAGCAGGAACTTAAAAATGGTCGCGCCAAGGTCACCATGGAAATCATGCGTTTTTTGAAAGAGTGGCTCGTGGGCCATATCATGGGAACGGATAAACGCTACGGCCCATTTCTTAATGGCAAGGGCGTGCAGTGA